CTGGCCGAACGGGCCGGACGGGTGCTGGCCGCCGCCGCCCGGCACGGCGCCCGCGAACTGGTGCTGGGCGCCTGGGGTTGCGGGGTGTTCCGCAACGACCCGGTGGAGGTGGCGGCCGCCTTCGGGCAGGCCCTGGACGAGTGGGGCGCGGCCTTCGACCGGGTGGTGTTCGCGGTCTGGGACCGCAGCGTCCCCTCCGCGAACCGGACGGCGTTCGAGGACCGCTTCGGCCGCTGAGCGCTGCCGCTGGTGGGCGGTGCCGTCGTCGGGCGGTGCTGTCGTTGCGTGGTGCCGCCGGACCTCAGTCGCCGGTGGCCAGCGCGGAGGCCGCGGCCACCACGCCCGTCACCGTCAGGACGGCCGGCCAGGCGCCGATCTTCTTCGCCAGCGGGTGCGAACCGCCGAACGCGGCCAGGTACAGCGTGGTCAGCCCCGCCGCGGCCGGCACCCCGAACGCCGCCCCAGCGCACCGCGGCCGTCGCCCCGGCCGCCGCCAGCACGGCACCGCCCCACTCCCGGCGCCCACTGAACCGGGCGGTCGCGTACCCGCCGACCAGCCCGGTGGCGGCGACGGCGGCGGTGGCGGGGAAACGTGCCATGGGACGGGCTCCTTCACGACTTCACGACTTCGGGACTTCGGGCACTTCACGACTTCGGGACTTCAGGGCTTCGTGCCACCACGCCCGTCCGACGACGGACCGGACGCACCGGTGGACGTACGGGTGGGCGCTCCGCCCACGGTAACGCTCCTAACGAGCCGCCCCCCGCCCGGGGAACGGCGGCCGGAGCAGCCGGGTGGCGGCGCGTGGTGCACGTGGTGCGCGGGCGTGCGGTGGACGGGCGTGCGGTGGGCCGTCAGGACGGTCCCAGTGTGCGGAGGGTGGCGAGGTCGGCGTCGGTGGCGCCGTGGTCGCGGAGGTAGGCGGTGAGGGAGCCGTGGCGGGTGGTGGCGTGGGTGAGGGCGGCGTGCAGGTGGGCGGCTTCGACGGGGCGGGAGAGACGTTCGACCCCGGCGGCGTCGAGGTAGGGGACGGGCCCGAGGTCGAGGCCGAGGCCGGCGTTGGAGCGGAGGAAGTCGGTGGTGACGGCGTCGAGCGGGAGGCCGGCCAGGGTCTGCAGGACGGCGACGGTCAGGCCGGTACGGTCCTTGCCGACGGCGCAGTGGACCAGCAGCGGGGCGCCGGTGGCCAGCGCGCGGACGGCGGCGGCGATGGCGATGCCGCCGGTCTCGGCCATGAACGGGTAGAGCGCGGACTGGTCCTCGGGCCACGCCCGGTCGGTGGTGGCCGGGTCGGGCAGCATCGGCAGGTGGAGGTAGGTGGCGCCGTCGGGCAGCCGGTCCGGGTACAGGGCGACCTCGGCGGCGCTGCGCAGGTCCAGGACGGTGCGGATGCCGAGTTCGGTGAGGCGCCGCAGGCCCTCGTCGGTGAGGTGGTGGAGGGTGGCCGAGCGGTAGAGCAGCCCGGGGCGGTAGACGCCGGACCCGGCGTCGCGGAGGTTGGGGACGTCGGGGATGTCGAGGAACGGCGCGGCGGCGATCTCGGTCTCGGTCATGCGTTCCACCGTAGGGGCAGGGGCGGGCGCCGGGCCGGGGCGTTCACCGAACCGGTACCGGGAGCCGTGGAGCCGGAACCGCGCGTCCGGTGGCGGGAGTTGTGGGAGCTGTAGGAGTCGTGGGGGCCCGGCGGTCGGCGGCCGGTGGTGGGCGGCCGGCGGTGGCGGTGGCGTGGCGGTCAGCGGCCGCCGGCGGCGTCCAGGAAGGCGCCGGTGATGTACGAGGCGGCGGGGGAGAGCAGGTACAGGATCGCTTCGGCGATCTCCTCGGGCTGCCCGCCGCGCCCCATCGGGAGGTTCGGGCCGACCCGGTCGACCCGGCCGGGTTCGCCGCCGAGGGCGTGGATGCCGGTGTGGATCAGACCGGGGCGGACGGCGTTGACCCGGATGCCCTCGGCCGCGACCTCCAGCGCCAGGCCGGTGGTCATCGAGTCCAGCGCGCCCTTGGACGCTGCGTAGTCGACGTACTCGTTCGGCGAGCCGAGCCGGGACGCCGCCGAGCCGACGTTGACGATCGCCCCGCCCCGGCCGCCGTACCGGGTGGACATCCGCCGCACCGCGGCCGCCGCGCACAGGAACGGGCCGGTGATGTTGGCCGCCCAGATCCGGTTCAGCCGGTCCTCGTCGAGCTCGTCCAGCCGGCACTGCCGCTCCAGCGTGCCGGCGTTGTTCACCAGCGCGGTGAGGGTGCCGAGTTCGCGGTCGACGGTGTCGAACAGCTCGATCACCCCGGCGGTGTGCGAGACGTCCGCGCGGACGGCGAGCGCGGTGCCGCCCGCGGCCCGAATCCGCTCCACCACGGCCTCCGCGGAGCCCTGGTCGCTGCGGTAGTTGACGCACACCCGGTAGCCGCGCCCGGCGGCGAGCAGCGCGGTGGCCGCCCCGATGCCGCGCCCGCCGCCGGTGACCACCAGCACCTCGTCCAGCACCTCGTCCTGCGCCATGCCGACCGCGCCTCCGTCCTTCGTCCCGAGTCCCGCGTCCCGCGTCCTTCGTTCACGACAGGTGTCGCCGCCGACGCTATCCCATCGGGTGAAACCCCTTTGCGGGCCGTGCGGTCGGGCGCCGAGCATCACTGCCATGGACCTCTCCGTCTCCCCCCACGGCCCGCTGCGGGTCGAACTGCCGGACCCGGCCGAGTATCTCGCCGCCGACCGGGTCGTCGACCACGACCACCCCGCGATCGTCCGGCTCGCCGCCGAACTGCGGCGGGCGGACCCGGTGCGGACGGCCGAGGCGGCCTTCGAGTACGTCCGCGACCGGATCGACCACTCGGCGGACGTCGGCCACTGGTCGGCCGCCTACCGGGCCTCCGACGTGCTCGCCGCGGGCAACGCGATCTGCCACGGCAAGTCGCACCTGCTGGCCGCGCTGCTGCGCGCCAACGGCATCCCGGCCGGTCTGTGCTACCAGAAGCTGGAGGTGCTGCACGGGCTCAACGGCGTTCTGCTGCCAGGCAGTTCGTGGTGGGTCCGACTGGACGGCCGGGGCAACCGGAACGGCGCGGACGGGCACTTCGCCACCACCCCCGCCGAGGAGCGCCCCGCCTGGCCCAGCGACCCGGCGCTCGGCGAGCACCACTACACCACCGTCCACGCGGCCCCGCCACCCGCCCTGCTGGAGGGCCTGCGCCGGGGCGTGCCGGGGTCGGTCGGCTACGGCTACCTGCCGCTCGAACTACCGGACGGCGGCTGAGGGTTCGGCCCGTACCACCCCTCCACCCCTCCACCCCTCCCTCCCGTCGGGCCGAGCGGCGAGTCGGCCGGTCGGTCTGTACGCCGGGTTCCGTCTCCCCGCGCTCCCCCGCGACCGGCCCGGCGGAAATCGTTGGCCGGGGTGGGGCGGCGCGGGCGAGACTGGGGGCCGGGCCGGGCCGCACCCGCCCGCACCCACTTCCGTCCGCACCCACTTCCGTCCGCGACCGCCGGGGAGGCGTCCGCCCGTGAACGTCCTGCTCTCCGGCATCGTCGGCTCCACCGCGTACGGTCTGGCGCACGCCGGGTCCGACCTCGACCGGCTCGGCCTGTTCGCCGCGCCCACCACCGCCTTCCACGGCCTGCACCGGCCCGCCGAGTCGCACGTCACCACCCGGCCCGACCGGACCCTGCACGAGGCCGCCAAGTGGTGCCGCCTGGCCCTCAACGGCAACCCGACGGCCACCGAACTCGTCTGGCTGCCCGAGGAGTTGTACGAGGTGCGGACGCCGCTCGGCGAGGAGCTGATCGGCCTGCGGACGTCCTTCCTCTCCGGCCCGGCGGTCCGCGGCGCCTACCTGGGCTACGCCGACCAGCAGTTCCGCAAGCTCACCACCCGCGACCGCACCGACCCGGCCGGCCGGGCCCGGGCCGCCAAGCACGCCCGGCACCTGGTCCGGCTGGTCCGCCAAGGCGTCGCCCTGCACGAGACCGGCCACCTGGAGATCCGGCTCCCCGACCCCGAACAGGTCCGCGCCCTCGGCGAGCGCTACGCCGACCGCCCCGAGGAGGCCGCCCCCTCCTCGCCGACGCCGCGGCCCGCTTCGACCGCCCCGGCGTCCTCCCCGACGCCCCCGACGAACGCCCCGTCGAAGCCTGGCTCCACCGCGTCCGCGCCGCCCACCTCCCCCCACCCCGACCCGCACGACCCGCCCGGCAATCCGCTGGCCCTCCCCCACCGAGCACCAGGTAGGATCACCCCGGCAGGCGCTGTCCCCCGGGTCCACGCCTGCCGCGGGCCGCTAGCTCAATTGGCAGAGCTGCGGACTTTTAATCCGTAGGTTCAGGGTTCGAACCCCTGGCGGCCCACCTGGAACGTGGCGGTCACACCGCCTCCGACCTGCAGCGCAGCACTCCAACCCATTCGAACGGTTGGGGTGCTGCTGCGTGTCCGGGGTATCTGCGTGAGCGGACTGCCGGACAGGGCCGAGGGCGTGACAAGCCGCTCGAACATATCGGTGACCTTGCCGGGGTGCAGGCCAACCCCCGTCCTCAGCGAATCGGGTCCGCACTACCCCGAGATAGCTGCCACGCCCCTGGGGCAGACGCAGGCGCCCAACCGAACACCTGCCCGCGATCGACGTACAGCACGTTCTGGATCTGATTGTGCGGGCCCCACCCAACGTTGCCCGTCACCAGGACGAACGCACCGGAAGGGACGTGCCAGCCCTCGAACCAGGCGTCTTGGAAATACCCCGACTCGCACCACCGGACCTGTGCCTTCGACCCTCGCCGGGCTCGCTGGTAGACATTCATCACCTGCAGCATGCGCACACCTGCGGACCGGTGGACCTCCTGGGCGCGCAAGAGCTCCCCCATTGAGCGGCCAGGGTCGCCTGCTCACGGCGACGGCGTCCCCGTGATACCAGGACCGCGAAGACCGTCACCCCGATAACCAAGATCAGGGCGGGAAGGTACGGAGCCACGTTTGTCATGGCGCTATCTGTACCCGAATAAACCATTCGTGCACAATCCGCATTGCGGCTACGGCTTGGTCCTGAGTCAGGCGGCCATCGCGGGCAGCGCGTGCAGGCGCTCCCGGAACTCGGCGACGGCGGGCTCGGTGGCGTGCGACTTGAGGTAGCCGTCGAACTTGGTGAGGCGGCTGACGGCGCGGACGGAGTGGACCTGGGTTTCGAGGAGACCGAGGCCGCGGTTGGCGGCGTCGAGGGCGCCGTCGAGGTCCTTGCCGGCGAGGCGGGCGGTGGCGAGGCGTCCGGCGCGGACGGCCTGGTCGCGGGGGACGGCGTGGTCGATGGAGGAGGCGAGGGCGCTGGTGGCGCGGTCGACCTGGCCGGCGCGGAGCATGATCTTGCCCTCGGTGGAGCTGAGTTGGGCGTCGCCGTACCAGGAGAGCCAGCTGGGGAGTCGGTCGCCGCCGTTCCGGGCCCAGAGGTCGTGGGCGCGGTTGAGGGCGGAGCCGGCCTTCTGGTGCCGGCCGTCGCGGGACAGGCTCTCGGCGTGGTGGAGTTCGAGGTAGCTGCGGACGCCGGGCTGCATCGTCGCGGGGGTGTTGGCGAGCGCGGTCTCGACCTGGGCGACGCGCTCGGCCGGGTTGCCGGCGTCGGAGAGGTGGACGCCCATCTCGGCGAGGAGGAAGGCGCCGAGGGCGTCGTCGCCGATGGTCTTGGCGGCGCGGAGGGCGCCCAGGTAGTACTGCTGGCCGGCCGAGCGCAGGCCGCTGTCGTAGGCCATCCAGCCGGCGATGTAGTTGACCTGGGCGGCGAGTCCGAGCAGGCGGGCTTCGACGGATTCGGTGTGGCGGCCCTGCTTGAGCAGGGCGGTGATGATGGCGAGGTCGCCGCGGGCCTGCTCGATGAGGCGGGCGCCGCCCATCTGGGCGTCCAGGGTCTGGAGGGTGGCGACCCGGGCGTCGAGGGTGTCGACCATGGAGTCGGTCACCTGGTCGCCGCTCAGGGCGGAGGCGAAGGCGGGGGAAGCGGCTGCCCAGCTGGCAGCGACAGCGGCCATGGAGGCCCCAGTGATGGTGAGAAAGCCGCGCCGATCCATATGACCACTCCTGACCAGTTCCACCAGTACGTCCACGGTACCGGCCTTTGTCCAGGGCGCCGTGATGCCGGTCACCTCCCAGACGGGGAGCCACCTCGGCCACGGATTGGCAACCAGCGTAAGGGGGTTGACGCCGAGCAGGTCGGCCAGAACGTACTGCGCGTCCGGCTCGGGCTCCTGGCCCTGCTCCCACTTCCACACCAGCGTCCGGTTGGTCGCCAGGTGGATCTTCAGCTTGGCGCCGTGGTCGCACATCAGGCGTGCGAACTGGATCTTTCCCCATCCGCGTAACCGCATCAGGTGGGTGAGCGGATGGACCGCCAGAACGTCTGAGTGCATCTCAACCCCCAGCGATTCATGACCTGTTGGTGAGCGTACTGCTACCCGCTGTGG
This is a stretch of genomic DNA from Kitasatospora fiedleri. It encodes these proteins:
- a CDS encoding tyrosine-protein phosphatase; protein product: MTETEIAAAPFLDIPDVPNLRDAGSGVYRPGLLYRSATLHHLTDEGLRRLTELGIRTVLDLRSAAEVALYPDRLPDGATYLHLPMLPDPATTDRAWPEDQSALYPFMAETGGIAIAAAVRALATGAPLLVHCAVGKDRTGLTVAVLQTLAGLPLDAVTTDFLRSNAGLGLDLGPVPYLDAAGVERLSRPVEAAHLHAALTHATTRHGSLTAYLRDHGATDADLATLRTLGPS
- a CDS encoding SDR family oxidoreductase, translated to MAQDEVLDEVLVVTGGGRGIGAATALLAAGRGYRVCVNYRSDQGSAEAVVERIRAAGGTALAVRADVSHTAGVIELFDTVDRELGTLTALVNNAGTLERQCRLDELDEDRLNRIWAANITGPFLCAAAAVRRMSTRYGGRGGAIVNVGSAASRLGSPNEYVDYAASKGALDSMTTGLALEVAAEGIRVNAVRPGLIHTGIHALGGEPGRVDRVGPNLPMGRGGQPEEIAEAILYLLSPAASYITGAFLDAAGGR
- a CDS encoding transglutaminase-like domain-containing protein; this encodes MDLSVSPHGPLRVELPDPAEYLAADRVVDHDHPAIVRLAAELRRADPVRTAEAAFEYVRDRIDHSADVGHWSAAYRASDVLAAGNAICHGKSHLLAALLRANGIPAGLCYQKLEVLHGLNGVLLPGSSWWVRLDGRGNRNGADGHFATTPAEERPAWPSDPALGEHHYTTVHAAPPPALLEGLRRGVPGSVGYGYLPLELPDGG
- a CDS encoding nucleotidyltransferase domain-containing protein, coding for MNVLLSGIVGSTAYGLAHAGSDLDRLGLFAAPTTAFHGLHRPAESHVTTRPDRTLHEAAKWCRLALNGNPTATELVWLPEELYEVRTPLGEELIGLRTSFLSGPAVRGAYLGYADQQFRKLTTRDRTDPAGRARAAKHARHLVRLVRQGVALHETGHLEIRLPDPEQVRALGERYADRPEEAAPSSPTPRPASTAPASSPTPPTNAPSKPGSTASAPPTSPHPDPHDPPGNPLALPHRAPGRITPAGAVPRVHACRGPLAQLAELRTFNP
- a CDS encoding transcriptional regulator, with translation MHSDVLAVHPLTHLMRLRGWGKIQFARLMCDHGAKLKIHLATNRTLVWKWEQGQEPEPDAQYVLADLLGVNPLTLVANPWPRWLPVWEVTGITAPWTKAGTVDVLVELVRSGHMDRRGFLTITGASMAAVAASWAAASPAFASALSGDQVTDSMVDTLDARVATLQTLDAQMGGARLIEQARGDLAIITALLKQGRHTESVEARLLGLAAQVNYIAGWMAYDSGLRSAGQQYYLGALRAAKTIGDDALGAFLLAEMGVHLSDAGNPAERVAQVETALANTPATMQPGVRSYLELHHAESLSRDGRHQKAGSALNRAHDLWARNGGDRLPSWLSWYGDAQLSSTEGKIMLRAGQVDRATSALASSIDHAVPRDQAVRAGRLATARLAGKDLDGALDAANRGLGLLETQVHSVRAVSRLTKFDGYLKSHATEPAVAEFRERLHALPAMAA